A segment of the Armatimonadota bacterium genome:
CTGGGAGGTAGTGGCCCACCGCCGTCCCGAGGCGGCGCGCCCAGGCCCGATCCTGGACCGGCGAGGGCGGCAGCTGGGAACCCACCCGGGCCTGGGGCGGTTCACCGTCGGGCAGCGCCGCGGCCTGGGGGTGGCCGCCGGCCGGCCGCTGTACGTGGTGGATATCGACCCGGTCCGCAATGCCGTCGTCGTGGGGACGGAAGAGGAGCTGCTGGTGCGGGAGATCGTGGCGCGCGAGGTCAACTGGATCGGCGGGGAGGCGCCGCCCGGCCCCCTGCGGGTAACGGCGCGGGTGCGCCATGCGGGCCGGGAGGTGCCGGCGACGGCATGGGTGGACCGCACGGGCGTCCTGCGCGTCAGGTTCGACCAGCCTCAGCGGGCTGCCGCGCCGGGACAGGCGGTTACCCTCTACGCCGGAGAAGTGGTGCTGGGCGGGGGCGTCATCGAGTGCGTCCGGCCCGGCAATGGAGAGCCTGCCGCCTCTTCCGAGGCGGCACTGACGGAGGTGGCCGATGGTATCTGAAGGAAAGCGCAATACCGGGTTTACTGTGGGCCTGCTGCTGGGAGCCGCGCTGGGCGCGGGGCTGGCCCTCCTGCTGACCTCGCGGGTCGACCAGGAGGCGCGGCAGCGGCTGCGTGAGCGCGGCGTGCAGTGGCGCGATCGGGCGCGGGAACGCGCCGAGGAGGCCGTGGCCCGGGCGCGGGCCCGGGCAGAGGAGTTCCGCGGCCGGGCCCGGGAGACGGTGGAGGACCTCCGGGAGAAGGCGGAGGAGCTTCTGCGTCGAGGGCGGGAAGGGCTGGTCGCTGACGAGGGATCCTCCCTGGACGAGTGAGCGCGTCGGGGCGGCGGAGGCGGGCCTGACCGGTCTGGAGGGGGCGGCGCAGATCGTCCGGCGGCTGCGTGCCGCCGGCTGGGGTGCGTACCTAGTTGGCGGTGCGGTGCGCGACCTGCTCATGGGTCGGTCACCGCGTGACATCGACATCGTGACCGAGGCCCGCCCGGAGCAGGTGCGTGCACTCTTTGCGCGCACCCTTGCCGTGGGCGCGGCTTTCGGCGTGGTGGAGGTGGTCACCGAGGGCGGGACTTACCACGTGGCTACCTTCCGCCGCGAAGGCCCCTACCTGGACGGCCGACGTCCATCCTTCGTGGAGTACGCCAGCCTGGAGGAGGACGTCTCCCGCCGGGACTTCACCATCAACGCCCTCCTCTACGACCCCCTGGATGGGGCGGTGATCGACCTGGTGGGCGGCCGCCAGG
Coding sequences within it:
- a CDS encoding YtxH domain-containing protein, producing the protein MVSEGKRNTGFTVGLLLGAALGAGLALLLTSRVDQEARQRLRERGVQWRDRARERAEEAVARARARAEEFRGRARETVEDLREKAEELLRRGREGLVADEGSSLDE